In Rhodospirillales bacterium, a single window of DNA contains:
- a CDS encoding ABC transporter substrate-binding protein, with amino-acid sequence MIRFLALTLCAHVFASLTLSPAAADEVPYWEEMVASGELPPMAERLPSEPLVVDDGREIGTYGGDWTMLITRSKDTRLLVVFGYARLVGYNTALEIVPDILESYEVKEGRIFTFHLREGHRWSDGHPLTAEDFRYWWEDVANNEELAPSGPPSILLVDGQAPAFEVIDETTIRYTWDKPNPDFLPALASASPIFLYRPAHFMKQYHADYGDTDQIAQWVEEAEKTSWASLHNAEDDMYKFDSDSLPTLQPWTITNEAPAQRFVGERNPYYYKVDAAGQQLPYMDQVLMNVVDSKLVPLKTWSGESDLQARALSFSDFTFLKEGETHSDYTVNLWQTARGSQLALYPNLCVNNPVWNKVVRDVRFRRALSQAIDRTELNQVIYYGLGIEGQNTVLPASPLFDPHYREVYASFDIDEANRLLDDMGLTERNSKGIRLLPDGRPMEIIVETAGENTEETDILELVHDHWLQVGVKMFSKPLQREVLRNRIFACETLISIWFGNENGIPSAAMSPSEFAPTSQQLFMWPTWGQYYETGGEAGRPIDMDGPQRLMELYLAWRAATSGEEREAIWKEILTIYSDGVYSIGLVAGTLQPIVTSNRLHNVPTEGLYNWDPGAQLGMYQPDTFFFTNGDDGRP; translated from the coding sequence ATGATCCGCTTTCTCGCCCTGACGCTCTGCGCCCATGTGTTCGCATCCCTCACGCTTTCGCCGGCAGCAGCGGACGAGGTCCCGTACTGGGAAGAGATGGTCGCGTCGGGCGAGCTGCCGCCCATGGCCGAGCGCCTGCCGAGCGAACCGCTCGTGGTCGACGATGGACGCGAGATCGGCACCTACGGCGGCGACTGGACCATGCTGATCACGCGCAGCAAGGACACCCGGCTCCTGGTCGTGTTCGGCTACGCTCGGCTGGTCGGCTACAACACCGCGCTCGAGATCGTGCCCGACATCCTCGAGTCCTATGAGGTCAAGGAAGGCCGTATCTTCACCTTCCACTTGCGCGAGGGCCACAGGTGGTCCGACGGCCATCCCTTAACCGCCGAGGACTTCCGCTACTGGTGGGAGGACGTCGCCAACAACGAGGAGCTCGCACCGTCGGGCCCGCCCTCGATCCTGCTGGTCGACGGCCAAGCGCCCGCGTTCGAGGTGATCGACGAAACGACCATTCGTTATACCTGGGACAAGCCGAACCCCGACTTCCTGCCCGCGCTGGCCTCGGCCTCGCCGATCTTCCTATACAGGCCCGCGCATTTCATGAAGCAGTACCATGCCGACTACGGCGACACCGATCAGATCGCGCAATGGGTCGAAGAAGCCGAGAAGACGAGCTGGGCGTCGCTGCACAACGCCGAAGACGATATGTACAAGTTCGATAGCGACAGCCTGCCGACCCTCCAGCCTTGGACCATCACCAATGAGGCCCCGGCACAACGTTTTGTCGGCGAGCGTAACCCATACTACTATAAGGTCGATGCCGCCGGGCAGCAGTTGCCCTACATGGACCAAGTGCTGATGAACGTGGTCGACAGCAAGCTCGTGCCGCTCAAGACTTGGTCGGGCGAATCGGACCTGCAGGCCCGCGCCCTGTCGTTCAGCGACTTCACCTTCCTCAAGGAAGGCGAGACCCACAGCGACTACACGGTCAACCTGTGGCAGACCGCTCGGGGCAGCCAGCTCGCGCTTTACCCCAACCTGTGCGTCAACAACCCCGTGTGGAACAAGGTGGTGCGCGACGTGCGCTTCCGTCGCGCACTGTCGCAGGCCATCGACCGCACCGAGCTCAATCAGGTGATCTACTACGGCCTGGGCATCGAAGGGCAGAACACGGTGCTGCCGGCCTCACCTCTTTTCGATCCGCACTACCGTGAGGTCTACGCCAGCTTCGACATCGACGAGGCTAACCGCCTTCTTGATGACATGGGTCTGACCGAACGCAACAGCAAGGGCATTCGCCTGCTGCCCGACGGGCGGCCGATGGAGATCATCGTCGAGACCGCCGGCGAGAACACCGAGGAAACCGACATTCTGGAGCTGGTTCACGATCACTGGCTGCAGGTCGGTGTGAAGATGTTTTCCAAGCCGCTGCAGCGCGAGGTTCTGCGCAACCGAATCTTTGCCTGCGAAACGCTGATATCGATCTGGTTCGGCAACGAAAACGGCATCCCCAGCGCCGCCATGAGCCCGTCGGAGTTCGCCCCGACTTCCCAGCAGCTCTTCATGTGGCCGACCTGGGGTCAGTACTACGAGACCGGCGGCGAGGCCGGCCGCCCGATCGACATGGACGGACCCCAGCGCCTGATGGAGCTCTACCTCGCCTGGCGTGCCGCCACCTCGGGCGAGGAGCGCGAGGCGATCTGGAAGGAAATCCTTACGATCTATTCCGACGGCGTCTATTCCATCGGTCTTGTGGCCGGCACGCTGCAGCCGATCGTGACCTCGAACCGGCTCCACAACGTGCCCACAGAAGGCCTCTACAACTGGGATCCCGGCGCTCAGCTCGGCATGTACCAGCCCGACACCTTCTTCTTCACCAACGGTGACGACGGCCGCCCGTGA
- a CDS encoding ABC transporter ATP-binding protein — translation MTPLVDIKDLRIQFLIGDGTVEAVKGVSFTIPAARTIALVGESGSGKTVISQSIMRILPQAAEITGGQILLHDPANPGTEPMNIGSLHADGKKMRQIRGGRISIIFQEPMTSLSPLHTVGDQVSEALFLHRNCSKQEGKELTVDMLRLVGFPNPERAYASYPFELSGGLRQRAMISMALVCRPSLLIADEPTTALDVTIQAQILKLIADLQSELGMAILMITHDLGVVANVAKDVVVMYHGRIMEQGSLEDIFGNPQHPYLKGLLAAVPRFDMKPGERLIPLREIKQDRSSLKRPEREPWPEGGDNRLLSAQHLTKTFTTRKKGMFERGTVSNLAVDNVSFDVLRGECLGLVGESGCGKTTTSKMIMKALTPDSGLVTFNDRGKTVDIATLRGGELFDYRRKVQFIFQDPFGSLNPRMTVFDIISEPLVIHKVGSAKEREQRVMELMRLVGLDVRHLRRYPHSFSGGQRQRIGIARALALEPELLICDEPVSALDVSIQAQILNLLKDLQKELGLTYLFISHNLAVVDYMADRIAVMCAGRLVEQASREEIFKNPVHPYTQALLAAVPEPNPDRKLDLTRLMEGRASVPAQWPEPFTVRQGETIDMIDIGGGHFVRASKMPERLAA, via the coding sequence GTGACCCCACTTGTCGACATCAAGGACCTCAGAATCCAGTTTCTGATCGGCGACGGCACGGTCGAAGCCGTGAAGGGTGTCAGCTTCACCATTCCCGCGGCCCGCACGATCGCTTTGGTCGGCGAATCGGGCTCCGGCAAGACCGTTATATCGCAGTCGATCATGCGCATCCTGCCCCAAGCCGCCGAGATCACCGGAGGGCAGATCCTGCTCCACGATCCCGCCAATCCAGGCACCGAGCCAATGAACATCGGCAGCCTGCACGCCGACGGAAAGAAGATGCGTCAGATTCGTGGCGGCCGCATCTCGATCATCTTCCAGGAACCGATGACCTCGCTGTCGCCACTGCACACGGTCGGCGACCAGGTCAGCGAGGCGCTCTTCCTGCACCGCAACTGCTCCAAGCAGGAAGGCAAGGAACTGACCGTCGACATGTTGCGATTGGTCGGCTTCCCCAATCCCGAGCGTGCCTACGCGAGCTACCCCTTTGAACTCTCGGGCGGTCTGCGCCAGCGCGCCATGATTTCGATGGCGCTGGTCTGCCGCCCCAGCCTCCTGATCGCCGACGAGCCGACCACCGCGCTCGACGTGACGATTCAGGCCCAGATCCTCAAGCTGATCGCCGACCTCCAGTCCGAGCTCGGCATGGCGATCCTGATGATCACCCACGATCTCGGCGTCGTCGCCAATGTCGCGAAGGACGTGGTCGTCATGTACCACGGCCGAATCATGGAGCAGGGCAGCTTGGAGGATATCTTCGGTAACCCGCAGCATCCCTATCTCAAAGGCCTTCTGGCCGCGGTGCCGCGCTTCGACATGAAACCCGGGGAGCGTCTGATCCCCCTGCGCGAGATCAAGCAGGACCGGAGTTCGCTGAAGCGCCCCGAGCGCGAGCCCTGGCCCGAGGGTGGCGACAATCGCCTGCTCTCGGCCCAGCACCTGACCAAGACCTTTACCACGCGCAAGAAGGGTATGTTCGAGCGCGGCACAGTGAGCAACCTGGCGGTCGACAACGTCAGCTTCGACGTCCTGCGCGGCGAGTGCCTCGGCCTGGTCGGCGAATCAGGCTGCGGCAAGACGACGACCAGCAAGATGATCATGAAGGCGCTCACACCCGATTCGGGGCTCGTAACCTTCAATGACCGGGGCAAGACCGTCGACATCGCCACGCTTCGGGGTGGCGAGCTCTTCGACTACCGCCGCAAGGTGCAGTTCATCTTCCAGGACCCGTTCGGATCGCTGAATCCACGCATGACAGTGTTCGATATCATTTCCGAGCCGCTTGTGATCCATAAGGTGGGATCGGCGAAAGAGCGCGAGCAACGGGTGATGGAACTGATGCGGCTGGTCGGGTTGGACGTGCGCCATCTGCGCCGCTACCCGCACAGCTTCTCCGGTGGACAGCGCCAGAGGATCGGCATCGCGCGTGCGCTGGCGCTCGAACCCGAGCTGCTGATCTGCGACGAGCCCGTCTCTGCGCTCGACGTGTCGATCCAGGCCCAGATCCTCAACCTCCTGAAGGATCTCCAGAAGGAGTTGGGGCTGACCTACCTCTTCATCTCCCACAACCTCGCCGTGGTCGACTACATGGCCGACCGCATCGCCGTGATGTGCGCCGGCCGGCTGGTCGAGCAGGCAAGCCGCGAGGAGATCTTCAAGAATCCGGTCCACCCCTACACGCAGGCGTTGCTGGCCGCCGTGCCGGAGCCCAATCCGGACCGCAAGCTCGACCTCACCCGCCTCATGGAAGGGCGCGCCTCGGTTCCGGCGCAGTGGCCCGAACCCTTCACCGTACGCCAAGGCGAGACTATCGACATGATCGACATCGGCGGGGGTCACTTCGTCCGCGCCAGCAAAATGCCGGAAAGACTAGCCGCATGA
- a CDS encoding ABC transporter permease codes for MIQYVAYRLVIMVPTLIGISLITFIIIQLPPGDFLSTLIAECEASGQKGCAEQIDLYRQEFGLDKPIWHQYLIWVTDLMQGKMGISFEYEKPVSEVIGPSLWLTIIVSGATIIFTWVVSFPIGVYSATHQYSWGDHGLTLIGFLGLATPNFLLALVLLFLANVWFGTSIGGLMDPEYIDAPWSWGKFVSILEHLWIPVVVIGTSGTAGLIRRLRANLLDELQKQYVVTARAKGLPPGRALVKYPLRMALNPFIADIGNLLPQVISGAVIVSVVLSLPTTGPILLRALQTQDMYLAGSFLMALALLTVIGVLVSDMLLAVLDPRIRLGQEASH; via the coding sequence ATGATCCAGTACGTCGCCTATCGCCTCGTGATCATGGTGCCGACGCTGATCGGCATCAGCCTGATCACGTTCATCATCATCCAGCTGCCGCCGGGCGACTTCCTCTCGACGCTGATCGCAGAGTGCGAGGCATCGGGCCAGAAGGGCTGCGCCGAGCAGATTGATCTCTATCGTCAGGAGTTCGGCCTCGATAAGCCGATCTGGCATCAGTACCTGATCTGGGTCACCGACCTCATGCAGGGCAAGATGGGGATCAGCTTCGAATACGAGAAACCGGTCTCAGAGGTGATCGGGCCAAGCCTGTGGCTCACCATCATCGTCTCGGGCGCCACGATCATCTTCACTTGGGTCGTCTCCTTCCCGATCGGCGTCTATTCCGCGACTCACCAGTACTCATGGGGCGACCACGGGCTGACCTTGATCGGTTTCCTCGGGCTTGCCACGCCGAACTTCCTGCTGGCGCTAGTCCTGCTGTTCCTCGCCAACGTCTGGTTCGGCACCTCGATCGGCGGCCTGATGGACCCCGAATACATCGACGCGCCCTGGAGCTGGGGCAAGTTCGTCTCGATCCTCGAGCACCTCTGGATTCCAGTCGTCGTGATTGGCACCTCGGGCACAGCGGGCCTGATCCGCCGCCTGCGGGCCAACCTGCTTGACGAGCTGCAGAAGCAGTACGTCGTCACCGCCCGCGCCAAGGGCCTGCCGCCCGGGCGCGCGTTGGTGAAGTATCCGCTGCGCATGGCGCTCAACCCGTTCATCGCCGACATCGGCAATCTGCTTCCCCAAGTCATCTCGGGCGCCGTCATCGTCTCGGTCGTGCTCTCACTGCCGACTACGGGCCCGATCCTGCTGCGTGCGCTCCAGACCCAGGACATGTATCTCGCCGGGTCCTTCCTGATGGCGCTGGCGCTCTTGACCGTGATCGGCGTGCTTGTCTCCGACATGCTGCTCGCCGTGCTCGACCCGCGCATTCGCCTCGGCCAGGAGGCCTCGCACTGA